The Prevotella melaninogenica region CGGACAGGCAACGGAGTACTATACTTCCCAGAGTTACATGCCTACAAAGGCGATTTCGGAGGCAAGTCATACAGGCTCGGCAACAGTTATTATAAAAGGTATTGGTACGGGTATGATTTCTACTTGCGTCCCTGTCCTTTCCATTTCAGTGGCTATCATGCTGAGTTATCTCTGTGCCAACGGCTTTGACATGTCAATGTCAGCACTCTCTATTCAGCACGGACTCTATGGTATCGGTATCGCTGCGGTCGGTATGCTCTCAACCTTAGGTATCACCTTGGCAACAGATGCCTACGGACCGATTGCCGACAATGCTGGCGGAAACGCTGAGATGAGCGAGTTAGGAGCGGAGGTGCGCCAGCGTACTGATGCCCTTGATGCCTTGGGTAATACGACTGCTGCTACGGGTAAAGGCTTTGCTATTGGTTCGGCTGCACTGACAGCATTGGCACTGTTGGCTTCTTATATCGAAGAAATCAAGATTGCCATGGCTCGTGTCGGTACACAAATGACCAACGTTGCAGGTGAAACCATTGATGCCACAAAGGCTACTATCCCAGACTTCATGAACTTCTTCCAAGTGAACCTGATGAATCCAAAGGTTCTTGTCGGTGCGTTTATCGGTGCTATGGCAGCCTTCCTTTTCTGCGGACTGACAATGGGTGCCGTTGGTAGAGCAGCTGGAAAGATGGTGGAAGAGGTGCGTCGCCAGTTCCGTGAGATTAAGGGAATATTAGAAGGAACAGGCACACCAGACTATGGACGATGCGTAGAAATCAGTACACAGAGTGCACAACACGAGATGATTATTCCATCGCTTTTAGCCATCATCATCCCCGTTGTCGTCGGTCTTTTACTCGGAGTGGCAGGTGTATTGGGCTTGTTAGTAGGCGGTTTGGCAGCCGGCTTCACCCTTGCCGTCTTTATGTCGAATGCTGGTGGTGCGTGGGACAATGCGAAGAAGTATGTCGAGGAGGGCAACTTCGGTGGTAAAGGCTCTGACGCTCACAAGGCAACCATCGTCGGTGACACCGTTGGCGACCCATTCAAAGACACTTCTGGTCCATCGCTCAACATCCTTATCAAACTCATGAGCATGGTCAGCATCGTCATGGCAGGCCTCACTGTTGCTTGCTTATAACAACACTCTCGGAGTAGTTTTCGTGAGAATAAGGCTTTACTTTCATGGAAAGAAATGTTTATCTTCCCAACAGAAAACATTTCTTTTCATGAGGGTAATCCGCTGTGTGCAGGCTGTAAGGCATCAGCCCCTACGGCTAAAGTTATTAATAAGGTTCATTTTAAGACTTCGAAAATCTATAGACAATAAGTTGAAAAATCATTACATAAGTTCAAAGAAAACATTAATAAATAACGGCAAAAACACATATAAAAAGCAAGTTTGTAACCATAAGGAAATCAATTAGTTATAAAGTAGTAACGTAAAAGGTGCTTAATTGGACTTCAAAAGGGCGTTAATAAGACCTCAAAAGGGCACCTTTTGCAAGCCGAAAGAGCATCTTTTAGACCCCTAAAAAGCATGTATTGGTTTTGAGATGAGTGAAAATAGTTTACAAATACTTATAAACCAGAGAACAATAGCTTTTCTATTCATACTTCAATTTACCTTTCTCAATGATTTTCAAAGATTTACTTTAAAAATTTGCAAGATTAAAATAAAAGAACTATCTTTGTCGTGACAGTTTCCACCACGCCTCTTTTAAATGCGTACCAGGGTGGAACTTTTGCTTTTAATACACTTATGAGTAAGCAAATAGCTTGATAAAAGAACCAATAAATAATACATGGACTAAGAAACTATAGACCCTTCAACACATTCGACTGAATCGCTTAAAATACGAAGCGGTAAGAAAGCAGACGCAATTTATAACACAATCTAAAATTAAATTAACAAGAATGACAAATCTAAAAACAGGAGAAGTCATAACCTTCAAATAACACATGAGTTATGAAACGTAGTAGATTATTATTAATAATAATAAATTATATTTATCACGATAATATTTATTTGATGTCTCCAATTGTTGATTGGAATTTATTAGATGTGCTAAATAAAAATATTCGAAATAATTATGAAAGAATTAGACCCATTTTGTTGAAATGGCAGGAAAATGGATATATAAAATTAATAGAAGATAACGAGATTGCTTTTTCTTTTATTCCAGAGAAATTACCATCAAAAGAAAAACTAATAGAAGAGAGCCTGAATTTCAAATAATGATTGATGAGAATGGTGAACTTGAAAACAGGTAGAACAATAACATTAAAATAATATGAAGAGAATAAAAATTGTTCGTGTATTGGCAACTTATATTTGTCATGATCCATTTGCATATAGCCCTATCTGGACATGGGATGGCTTTCCTCCAATTATATATACAGAAAGGGAAAGAATACTTCCTGTATTAAAAGAATGGGAACATAAAGGATATTTAACTTTAATATATGATGAGAAAATAGCCTTTATCCTTAACGTAGAAAAATTACCATCAAAAGAAAAACTAATAGAAGAAAGTCGTAATATTAAATAAAGAATTGTAGAAGTAGAAAAGAAATTAACGAAGAATGTATGGGACTTTGCCTATAGCTGCTTTATTTGTTCAAAGACAAATCATAGATAGAAGATAACCTGCATGTTACATGGCATAATAGAATATTAAAAGGAAAAAATGTCAAAGAGCTGGCACACACTGTAATACATTTGCTATCTCCATTCAAAGAGCATGTCAAGTCTATTTCAAGTGACAATGGTACTGAATTCGCTTGCTATGAGATGATAGGAATAAGTCTTGGGGTCACCTCTATTTTATAAAGAATGTCAATTTTTTCCTCATTCCAAATATTATCCTTACCTTTGTCTTAAGATTATTGACATAAAGCCTATGGTATTACTTGTCAATCCTAAATTATTATTTATATCGTAATATTGCTATGATAAAAAGATTTATGCTGTTCGTTGCAGCAATGGTAGTGAGCATCAGTGCATCTGCACAGTTTCAAGAGGGTAAGGGCTACTTAGGTGCTTCCCTGACAGGACTCGACTTGCACTATAATGGTCAAGACGGATTCAACTTAGGTGTACAAGCAAAGGCAGGTTACTTCCCTTGGGATAACCTCATGGTGCTTGCTACATTCGATGCGGCACACAATGGTTCTGAGGCTGTTGCCGACCATATCAGCGTAGGTGTTGGTGGACGTTATTATATCACACAGAACGGACTCTACTTGGGTGCGGGCGTAAAACTCCTCCATGCCAACCATAACTATAACGACCTGATGCCGGGTGTTGAGGTGGGTTATGCCTTCTTCATCAACCGCTCAGTGACGATTGAGCCTGCTATTTACTATGATCAATCATTCAAGACACATAACTATTCAAATATTGGCTTGAAGGTTGGTCTCGGTATCTACCTCTTTGATGATTAATCAAGAGGAAGACAAGAGATATTATTTTAAGGACTGGCTGTCTTAATATAGGGATGCACCAGTTGGTGTGTCCCTATATCTCTCAAATCAAATGGCAGTTTCTATCGACTATTAAGCAAAGAAAAGAGGTTTGCAACAGCAAATTGCTCTTCGATATCTCCAGCCTACGAGAATTAATTTTAAATGCAACAATACCCTTCTCAACTCTTAGAACGTGCCGTAGAGGCTTTCTCACAGTTGCCAGGTGTGGGGCGCAAGACCGCTCTGCGCCTTGTTTTGCATCTGCTACGCCAGTCGACTGAGGACGTAGATAGCTTTGCGGATGCTGTTATACGTGTGAAACACGATGTAAAGTATTGCAAGGTTTGCCATAATATCTCTGATAATGAGGTTTGTTCTATCTGTTCTGACCCACGCCGAGATGCCTCGGTGGTCTGTGTGGTAGAGAACATTCAGGACGTCATGGCGATTGAGAATACCCAGCAGTTCCATGGATTATACCACGTTTTGGGTGGTATCATCTCTCCGATGGACGGCATCGGACCGCACGACTTAGAGATTGAATCGCTCGTAGAGCGCGTGGAAGAGGGTACGGTGAAGGAAGTCATCCTTGCCCTTGCCAGTACGATGGAGGGCGACACGACCAACTTTTATATCTCACGCAAGCTGAAAGACACAGGCGTGAAACTGTCGGTTATCGCACGAGGTATCTCTGTTGGCGACGAACTTGAATATACAGATGAGGTGACGTTGGGCAGAAGTATTCTGAACCGCACACCTTTTGAATCTTAAAACAACCATGGATAAAACAAGAAAAATACTTCTTACTGAGTTCTTTGGCTCATGCCTTATCACACTGCTCATCATCGCGGTGTATGAACTTGAACTGATCTTGCCCGGTGCGTGGGCTGATGTTGAAAGCAGCAATATGGTTACTGTGCAGTTTCTTATGCAGCTGTTGACCCTCGCTACTATCCCACTTGCACTCTTCCTTTTCAAGATTGGCTACGTACACTCTGACTTACATACCGACGAGAGTCACGTCAGTCGTAAGCTGCTCTTCTGGGGTAGCGTGCGAATAATGATGCTTTGCGTTCCGATGATACTCAATACCTTCTTCTACTATGCCTTCGGGGATAGTGTAAGTTTCTTCTATCTTGCCGTCATCTTAGCGTTGAGCTTATTCTTCGTCTTCCCCAACAAGAAGCGTTGTGAGCATGAATGTTCTATGGATAATTCAGAACAAGCATAAATGAAGCTGAGCGTTGTCATCGTTAATTATAACGTAAAATACTATCTCCAACAGTGTCTTGAGAGTCTTCAGCGCGCTTTGAAAGGCGTTGAAGCAGAGGTATTTGTGGTTGACAACCATTCTCATGACGGCTCCGTAGCCTACCTGCGCAGCCGTTTCCCTGATGTTCACTTCATTGCCAGTACGCATAACTTAGGCTTTGCGGGTGGTAATAATATTGCGATTCGCCAAAGTAAGGGCGAATATGTCTTACTACTCAATCCCGACACGGTTGTGGGCGAGGAGGTTATCCATGCTTCTATCGACTTCATGGATAGTCACCTAACGGCTGGAGGACATGGCGTACAGATGCTTACTCACTGTGGTGAACGAGCCTTAGAAAGCCGTCGTGGCTTGCCGTCACCCATTGTTTCGTTCTATAAGATGGTAGGACTTTGCAAGCATTTCCCACAAAGTGACCGCTTTGCACATTATTATATGGGTAGTCTGTCGTGGGATGTTCCAGGCAAGATTGAGGTAATCAGTGGTGCTTACTGCTTCCTTCGCAGGGCTGCCTTAGACAAGGTAGGACTCTTAGACGAGGACTTTTTTATGTATGGCGAGGATGTCGACCTCAGCTATCGACTGTTGAAAGGTGGCTTTGAGAACTGGTATCTCCCTGTGCGCATCCTACATTACAAGGGCGAGAGCACACAGAAGTCGAGCTTCCGATATGTCCACGTCTTCTATGATGCCATGCTTATCTTCTTCCGCAAGCATTATGGCGGTATGAATGCATTGTGGCGACTACCGATTAAGACGGCTATCTACGTGAAAGCCTTTGGTTCACTGATTGGTACTACCATTCGGGCAACGAGAAAGAAGTTGGGATTTCGTACTTCGAAAGATAAATCATTCCCACATTATATATTTGTTGCAGGCGAAGATGTCATGGGAAAATGCCAACGATTGGCTACAGACAATGCCCTCGTGGCAGAGTATCGAGTAGCGGATAAGGACAGCTTGCAACACACACACGCCAACCTAATCAAGGAGTTTGGAGGCAAGAACAGACCTTACTGCATCGTCTATGACACCGACTTGTTCAGCTATCAAGACATCCTGAATGTCTTTGCCGAACAGCCAAAACAGAATATTCACATTGGTTTCTACCATAGAAAGGAGAACAGAGTCGTCACCATGATGGAAGTTATAGGAGATTAAAACATGGAAAAGAAACAGCACGTGGAAGTCAGACTGAGAGCTATGGAGCCGGAAGACCTCGATATGCTCTATCACATTGAGAACGATCGTAGCCTATGGAACATCAGTGCAACGAATGTTCCCTACAGCCGTTATGCCCTACATAATTACATTGCTGATGCGAAAAACGATATCTATATCGACGGACAACTGCGTATGATGATTGAGAATCGTGAGCAGGAAATTGTCGGTGTGATAGACCTTGTCAACTTCGACCCAAAGCATCAGCGGGCGGAAATGGGTATTATCATCATGAAACCATTTCGCCAAAAAGGCTATGCACAAGCCGCTATTTCCGCCCTAATCGACTATACGCGCAATGGGTTACACCTCAAACAAATCTACGCTGTAGTAGACGTTGACAACGAGGTGTCAATCCGCTGTCTTTCGTCCATTGGTTTTACAAATGGTAGTATACTGAAAGAGTGGCTTTATTGCGACGGACAATACAAGGATGCAAGGGTAATGCAACTTTTTATATAAAAAGCATAAATTAATTTTGGTGGAATAGATTTTTATTATTACCTTTGCACTCGCAAAACAGAAAAAGGGTTTAAAACATCCATTTTGGTGCGTTAGTTCAGTTGGTTAGAATGCCTGCCTGTCACGCAGGAGGTCACGAGTTCGAGTCTCGTACGCACCGCTGAAACCCCAAATCTGTAATGCATGGTGCGTTAGTTCAGTTGGTTAGAATGCCTGCCTGTCACGCAGGAGGTCACGAGTTCGAGTCTCGTACGCACCGCTGAAACCTTGGCTTCCCGCCAAGGTTTTTTTGTTTATGATAGGTAAAAGGTAACGAGTAAACAAGTCGACGAGTTGACAAGTCAACAAGTTGCTTGTAAGAAAGACAGAATAAAAGAACGAGGATTTACGTATAGAATAACAAGCAACTCGTATACTTGTAGACTTGTTAACTTGTCAACTTACACGAAAGAGACAAAGTAACATGAAAACATATATTTAAAGAAGAACAAGTGGACGAGTGAACAAGAAGACAAGTGAACAAGTTGCTTGCCGAAAAGCCAAATAAAAGAACGAAGATTGGCGTATAGAATAACAAGCAACTCGTCTACGTGTAGACTTGTTAACTCGTCAACTTGCCGAAAAGCCAAAGTAACATAAGAGCTTTTAGGTTTATTAAAAAGATATCGGTTGAAGCAACTGAGGCACCGTCGGTACGTAGAGCAATCAGAGGCTGTTTGCCAATTTTATTAAAGTTTCTATGTACAAAGTATTTACCCAAAAAGGTATAAAGATTCTGTACGCTTCGTCTCTGTCGCTCTTTGTGCTCTCGGCACCTCTTGTATATTGTGTTTAACTCCATCCGTTCTGTTTCTCTGTGTGATATATTATGTAAGGGTTTTAGTTTATCACTCCATATACGAGTTGGCGAAATTCTTAAGAGAAGTATATCTTCTTTTGCCTATCTACCTCTTAATTACACATCATTCAGCCGCTTATGCGTTTTGAATTATCTTGACATAACAGCGGCGAAAACACCCCTAAAAAACATCCAAAAACAGCCTTTTTGAACGTCTTTGTAACTAACAGCATATCAAGTTATTGCAAAATCGCATAGCAAGAGGTGCTTAATAGGACTTCAAAAGGGCGTTAATAAGACCAGAAAAGGGCACCTTTTGCAAGCCGAAAGGGCGTCTTTTCAAAGCTAAAAGACCATGTATTGAATTTCAGAGTATGGAAAATTGTTTACAAATAAACGCCCCAGTCTCTCCAAAACCTCCCCCAACCCCTCCAAAGGAGGGGAGAAACAAATGGGGTAATGATTTAAAAACAAAATCAGCCAAGGGACAATCTGGTTTGCTCTGCAAATCTTTATCCGTTTGGAACTCCCCTGGGAGAGGAGCTGTTTGTGTCTGTGTTGTCATAATTATGACGTACTGATGAGAACTTCATTCGAATAATTGTGGATTATGAATTGGAATTGTGGAATAGTAGTAATCATAATTATGAATTCTGAATTTTGAATTCTGAATTACCATAACTATTTGTGTGCGTGAACAATACTTCTAATTGAAAAAAAAGAACTTTTCTTTTGGTATTTATTGTATAAACGACTATATTTGTAGCACAAAACCTAAATCAATAGAATATATGTCTAATTTTATGAAAGTAAGTCAGAATCGTAGAAAGCACCCGCCATTTGTAACTGGCAGCTTAGCTTTCTCTTTTGCACTTGGGTTGATGGCGTTTGCACCATCCCCAGTATTAGCCAATGTAGATGCGAACACGAGTATGAGTGTTCAGCAGCAAAAGCAGAGTATCAATGGTGTAGTGAAAGATGCTAATGGCGACCCAGTCATTGGTGCTTCTATACTGGCAAATGGTACTCCTGTAGGGGTGACCGATATGGACGGTCGCTTCTCAATCTCTGTTGCTCTGGGTACGGAGTTGAAGATTAGTTATGTTGGTTTTACCACTCAGAGCGTCATGGTGAGAAGTGGTGTGACGAACTATAACATTACTCTGAAAGATGAGAACAGCGCTCTCAGCGAGGTTGTTGTTGTCGGTTATGGTACGCAGAAGAAGGCAAACCTCTCTGGTTCTGTTGCACAGCTTGATAGTAAGGCACTTGAAAACCGCCCTATCTCTAACGTGTCTTCAGGCTTGCAGGGCTTGCTTCCGGGTATCACGGTGACAGGAGCTGACGGTGCGCCGGGTCTTGATAATGGTACGATTCTTGTGCGTGGTGTGGGAACATTGAACTCAGCTACGCCATACATTTTGATTGATGGTGTTGAAGCAGGAACACTGAACTCGCTTGATCCAGAGGATATCGCGAGTATCTCAGTCCTGAAGGATGCTTCTTCAGCAGCCATCTATGGTTCAAAAGCATCTAACGGTGTGATTCTGGTAACTACAAAACGAGGGCAGAACGGTGCGCCAAAGGTTAGCTATTCAGGTTATTTTGGTATTCAGAATGCAACAGCCTTGATGGAAAGGATGAATTCTGCCGATGCCGCTTACTACTATAATAAGGCATTGGAACGTAGTGGTAAGGCTCCACGTTTCTCTGATGAAGCAATTAAGAAGTTCCGTGACGGCTCTGACCCTTACAATTATCCTAATACCGACTGGTACGATCTTGCATTCAAGACAGCTTGGCAAAACCGCCATAACGTGAACATTACAGGTGGTAATGAGTATGTGAAGTATCTTGCTTCTGCTGGTTATCTCAAGCAGAGCAGTATTCTTCCTAATGCAGGTCGTGAGCAGTTTAATGGTCGTGCAAACCTTGACATGGTGTTGTCAAAGCGCATCACTGCCCATCTTAACCTCGCTTATATCCAAAACAACTACCGCGATGCAAGTAGTGCATACGCTGGTGGAAGTAGCGATCAGATTATTCGTCAGCTGAATATCATCGCGCCTTGGATTGTTTATAAGTATGAAGATGGTACATACGGTACCGTTTCTGATGGTAACCCAATGGCTTGGTTGGAGTCTGGTATGACCGTAAATCGCAACAACCGTAACTTTACGGGTATGATTGGTATTGACTATCAGATTATCAAGGATTTGAAACTGACACTCCAAGGGGCTTACGTTGATAACTCACAGCGTTACTCTTACTTCCAGAAGTTCATTCAGTATAATCCTAATAAAGCCTCTGACCCTAACAAGTTGGAGATTGCTCACTATGACTGGCATCGTACAACCTTCGATGCGTTCCTGAACTATGACAAGTCATTTGCGAAGCACAACTTCAAAGCTATGCTCGGTTGGCATACTGAACGCTTTAAGTATTTGCCTGACTGGATGTATCGTAAGAACTTCCCTAACAATGAACTTACTGATATGAACGCTGGTGATGCTTCGACACAGCAGAACGCTGGTAACACTCGCGAGCTGGCGATGGTGTCTTACTTTGGTCGTCTGAATTACGACTATGCTGGTCGTTACCTCTTTGAGGCAAACTTCCGTTCAGATGCTTCTTCACGCTTTGCTGAGGGTCATCGCTGGGGTTTCTTCCCATCATTCTCAGCTGCATGGCGTATCTCTGAGGAACCATTCATGGAGAGTTCAAAGTCATGGTTGAACAATTTGAAACTGCGTGCATCATGGGGTCAGCTTGGTAATCAGGATGCACTGAACGATTACTATCCTTGGATGAACACTTACAACCTCAATGCGAAGTATCCATTTGGTGGTCAGCTCACTCCGGGTTACTATCAGGGTAGCTATCACCTTGAGACAATCTCTTGGGAGCGTTCAACCACATGGGGCGTTGGTCTTGACTTTACTCTCTTCGGTGGTCTGACTGGCTCGTTGGATTACTATAACCGCAAGACTACGGGTATTATCATGAACGTATCTGCTCCTGCAGAGTTTGCACTCGGTGCCTATAAGGATAATATCGGTGCATTGCGCAATCAGGGTGTTGAACTCTCATTGGCTTATGCAAAGCAGTTGAACAAGGATTGGACAATCAATGTCGGTGCGAACTTCGCTTACAACAAGAATAAGATTCTCGACTTGGGTGAAGGAACAGAATACATTGAAGATAAGGATGACCGCAACCGCCGTACAGCTATCGGTCAGCAGTACAAGAGCTATTTTATGTACAAGGCTACGGGTAAGTTCTTCAACTCACAGCAGGAGGCTGACGACTTCACAGCGAAGTATGGCAACCCATTCGGACGTAAGTTCATGGCAGGTGACCTTATCTATGAGGACACAAACGGTGATGGTAAGCTCGATACAAACGACCGTATCTACACCAAGCATACTGATATCCCAGCAATTACTTACGGTTTCAACCTCGGTGCAACATGGAAGAACGTAGACCTCTCTATGATTTGGCAGGGTGTTGGTGCTGTATCTCATATCTACAACCGTGAGGTACTCGGTGAGTTCTCTGGTGATGCCAGCCACCCTTCAACACTGTGGAAAGACTCATGGACAGACGACAACCACAATGCTAAGTTACCACGCGTATTCGAGACAGGAAACAGCCCAAGTGACATGACGCGTGCTATGTCAACCTTCTGGTTGTGGAACACAGCTTACTTGCGTTTGAAGACTTTGCAGTTGGGTTACACCCTTCCAAAGAGTGCGCTCAAAGCTGTTGGTCTTGAGAAGGTACGTATCTATTATGCAGGTGAAAACCTCCTTACCTTCGATGCATTGCCATTCAATATTGACCCAGAAGTGACCAGCGAGCGTGGATCATCTTATCCATTGCTACGTTCACATTCTATCGGTATCAATATCACATTCTAACCGTAAATACCCGATATACATTATGAAAACAGTAAGAACATATATATTAGCAGGTGTGGCTGCTCTTGCGCTCACATCTTGTAATGACTACCTTACCACTGTGCCGAAGGATGCAATGTCGCCAGCTACAACATGGAAGACGGGCGACGATGCAGAGAAGTTCCTTGTGGGCTGTTATGATGGTTGGGAAAGTGGTGCAGCCTTGCTCTATTGGGACGCTGGCTCTGACTTTGCGTACAACAACTTCCCTTGGGAAGGCTTTACCAATATCGGTAATGGTTCGCTCTCACCATCGTCTCCGGGTTGGTCGTTCTACGATTATACTATCATTGGTAGATGTAACACCTTCCTTGAAAATGTTGATAAGTGTGTCTTCAGTAGCGATGCGGTAAAGAAAGACCTCGTCGCACAGGTAAAGGCTATCCGTGCTTACAACTATTTCCGCATGGGTTTCCTCTATGGTGGTGTGCCAATCGTTAAGCCTTTTACCAGTGCTCAGGAGGCACGCGTGCCACGTAATACGGAGCAAGAAGTGAAGGATTTGGTGTTCAAAGATCTTGATGAGGCAATTGCTGACATCAACACAACTCCTGCTGCACGTGGACGTATCGCAAAGGGTGCTGCCTTGGCTATGAAGATGCGTGCTGCCCTCTACTGGGGCGACTATCAGAAGGCGAAGGATGCTGCTCAGGCTATCATCGACTTGGGTAAGTATGAGCTTGATCCGGACTATACTAACCTCTTTAAGTTGGCTGGTGTTGACTCAAAAGAAATCATCCTTGCCGTACAGTATAAGAGCGGTACTCGCCCATTGGGCACTATCGGACAGCTCTATAACAATGGCGATGGTGGTTGGTCATCAGTGGTTCCAACACAGAAGTGTGTTGATAACTATGAGATGAGCAATGGTATGACTATCACTGAGGCGGGTTCTGGCTATGATGCAACCCATCCTTTCCATGGTCGTGACCCACGTATGGCAATGACGATTCTCTATCCTGGTTGCGATTGGGAAGGTTCTATCTTCAATACCCTCGACGAGAATG contains the following coding sequences:
- a CDS encoding peptidase, producing the protein MKRSRLLLIIINYIYHDNIYLMSPIVDWNLLDVLNKNIRNNYERIRPILLKWQENGYIKLIEDNEIAFSFIPEKLPSKEKLIEESLNFK
- a CDS encoding RagB/SusD family nutrient uptake outer membrane protein encodes the protein MKTVRTYILAGVAALALTSCNDYLTTVPKDAMSPATTWKTGDDAEKFLVGCYDGWESGAALLYWDAGSDFAYNNFPWEGFTNIGNGSLSPSSPGWSFYDYTIIGRCNTFLENVDKCVFSSDAVKKDLVAQVKAIRAYNYFRMGFLYGGVPIVKPFTSAQEARVPRNTEQEVKDLVFKDLDEAIADINTTPAARGRIAKGAALAMKMRAALYWGDYQKAKDAAQAIIDLGKYELDPDYTNLFKLAGVDSKEIILAVQYKSGTRPLGTIGQLYNNGDGGWSSVVPTQKCVDNYEMSNGMTITEAGSGYDATHPFHGRDPRMAMTILYPGCDWEGSIFNTLDENVNGKKNPNYPTNAANSSKTALTWRKYLDPKTQYADVWDTEACPIVFRYAEVLLTWAEAENELNGPSANVYTMIDKVRTRVGMPAVDQTKYNTKEKLRELIRRERGSEFAGEGLRRADILRWTSNGKMVAETVLNGPLNRITGTINTSATDPTMRAVVSGTSKVEDRTFQTFNRYLPIPQWNISDNPKLEQNPGYAK
- a CDS encoding SusC/RagA family TonB-linked outer membrane protein → MKVSQNRRKHPPFVTGSLAFSFALGLMAFAPSPVLANVDANTSMSVQQQKQSINGVVKDANGDPVIGASILANGTPVGVTDMDGRFSISVALGTELKISYVGFTTQSVMVRSGVTNYNITLKDENSALSEVVVVGYGTQKKANLSGSVAQLDSKALENRPISNVSSGLQGLLPGITVTGADGAPGLDNGTILVRGVGTLNSATPYILIDGVEAGTLNSLDPEDIASISVLKDASSAAIYGSKASNGVILVTTKRGQNGAPKVSYSGYFGIQNATALMERMNSADAAYYYNKALERSGKAPRFSDEAIKKFRDGSDPYNYPNTDWYDLAFKTAWQNRHNVNITGGNEYVKYLASAGYLKQSSILPNAGREQFNGRANLDMVLSKRITAHLNLAYIQNNYRDASSAYAGGSSDQIIRQLNIIAPWIVYKYEDGTYGTVSDGNPMAWLESGMTVNRNNRNFTGMIGIDYQIIKDLKLTLQGAYVDNSQRYSYFQKFIQYNPNKASDPNKLEIAHYDWHRTTFDAFLNYDKSFAKHNFKAMLGWHTERFKYLPDWMYRKNFPNNELTDMNAGDASTQQNAGNTRELAMVSYFGRLNYDYAGRYLFEANFRSDASSRFAEGHRWGFFPSFSAAWRISEEPFMESSKSWLNNLKLRASWGQLGNQDALNDYYPWMNTYNLNAKYPFGGQLTPGYYQGSYHLETISWERSTTWGVGLDFTLFGGLTGSLDYYNRKTTGIIMNVSAPAEFALGAYKDNIGALRNQGVELSLAYAKQLNKDWTINVGANFAYNKNKILDLGEGTEYIEDKDDRNRRTAIGQQYKSYFMYKATGKFFNSQQEADDFTAKYGNPFGRKFMAGDLIYEDTNGDGKLDTNDRIYTKHTDIPAITYGFNLGATWKNVDLSMIWQGVGAVSHIYNREVLGEFSGDASHPSTLWKDSWTDDNHNAKLPRVFETGNSPSDMTRAMSTFWLWNTAYLRLKTLQLGYTLPKSALKAVGLEKVRIYYAGENLLTFDALPFNIDPEVTSERGSSYPLLRSHSIGINITF
- a CDS encoding GNAT family N-acetyltransferase, whose protein sequence is MEKKQHVEVRLRAMEPEDLDMLYHIENDRSLWNISATNVPYSRYALHNYIADAKNDIYIDGQLRMMIENREQEIVGVIDLVNFDPKHQRAEMGIIIMKPFRQKGYAQAAISALIDYTRNGLHLKQIYAVVDVDNEVSIRCLSSIGFTNGSILKEWLYCDGQYKDARVMQLFI
- a CDS encoding outer membrane beta-barrel protein: MLFVAAMVVSISASAQFQEGKGYLGASLTGLDLHYNGQDGFNLGVQAKAGYFPWDNLMVLATFDAAHNGSEAVADHISVGVGGRYYITQNGLYLGAGVKLLHANHNYNDLMPGVEVGYAFFINRSVTIEPAIYYDQSFKTHNYSNIGLKVGLGIYLFDD
- the recR gene encoding recombination mediator RecR, with protein sequence MQQYPSQLLERAVEAFSQLPGVGRKTALRLVLHLLRQSTEDVDSFADAVIRVKHDVKYCKVCHNISDNEVCSICSDPRRDASVVCVVENIQDVMAIENTQQFHGLYHVLGGIISPMDGIGPHDLEIESLVERVEEGTVKEVILALASTMEGDTTNFYISRKLKDTGVKLSVIARGISVGDELEYTDEVTLGRSILNRTPFES
- a CDS encoding glycosyltransferase family 2 protein; this translates as MKLSVVIVNYNVKYYLQQCLESLQRALKGVEAEVFVVDNHSHDGSVAYLRSRFPDVHFIASTHNLGFAGGNNIAIRQSKGEYVLLLNPDTVVGEEVIHASIDFMDSHLTAGGHGVQMLTHCGERALESRRGLPSPIVSFYKMVGLCKHFPQSDRFAHYYMGSLSWDVPGKIEVISGAYCFLRRAALDKVGLLDEDFFMYGEDVDLSYRLLKGGFENWYLPVRILHYKGESTQKSSFRYVHVFYDAMLIFFRKHYGGMNALWRLPIKTAIYVKAFGSLIGTTIRATRKKLGFRTSKDKSFPHYIFVAGEDVMGKCQRLATDNALVAEYRVADKDSLQHTHANLIKEFGGKNRPYCIVYDTDLFSYQDILNVFAEQPKQNIHIGFYHRKENRVVTMMEVIGD
- a CDS encoding sodium-translocating pyrophosphatase; the encoded protein is MEHIPQVFWLIPIASVCALGMAWYFFKSMMKAEEGTPRMVEIAEYVRRGAMAYLKQQYKVVLIVFVVLAIVFAIMAYGFNAQNEWVPFAFLTGGFFSGLAGFFGMKTATYASARTANAARNGLNNGLKIAFRSGAVMGLVVVGLGLLDIAIWFIVLTWFYSDKMTTSEMLITITTTMLTFGMGASTQALFARVGGGIYTKAADVGADLVGKVEANIPEDDPRNPATIADNVGDNVGDVAGMGADLYESYCGSILSTAALGATAFAASSGDMQLKAVIAPMLIAAVGVFLSLFGIFLVRTKEGATMKDLLHALGLGTNTAAVLIAAVSFLILYLLGLENWLGVSFSVIAGLAAGVLIGQATEYYTSQSYMPTKAISEASHTGSATVIIKGIGTGMISTCVPVLSISVAIMLSYLCANGFDMSMSALSIQHGLYGIGIAAVGMLSTLGITLATDAYGPIADNAGGNAEMSELGAEVRQRTDALDALGNTTAATGKGFAIGSAALTALALLASYIEEIKIAMARVGTQMTNVAGETIDATKATIPDFMNFFQVNLMNPKVLVGAFIGAMAAFLFCGLTMGAVGRAAGKMVEEVRRQFREIKGILEGTGTPDYGRCVEISTQSAQHEMIIPSLLAIIIPVVVGLLLGVAGVLGLLVGGLAAGFTLAVFMSNAGGAWDNAKKYVEEGNFGGKGSDAHKATIVGDTVGDPFKDTSGPSLNILIKLMSMVSIVMAGLTVACL